The DNA segment ACTCCCCGCCGCAGTGCCTCCCCGCCCACTCAGCCGCCTCCGAGAGGGTGACAGTAGCTCTAACAGGCTCCAGCGTCCTGTAGAGGCTGTGGAGCCTTATGCTGGCCGTGGAGAACGCGCCCGAGGACCTCGCCGACTCAACCTGCTCCTCATAGACGGCGCAGGCCCCGGGGTCCAGGGCTTCCCTGCAGAGGAGCCCCAGGTCCTCGGGGGTGAGTAGTGTTATGGTGGCTAAACCCTCGGCAGCGGCCCCGGCAGCCAGGATAGCCCTCTCCCCCACACCCCGGTAGCCCAGGGCCTCGAGACCCCTTATCAGGGTCTTTATGCTGAGGGAGAGGATGCCCGGTGCCTCGACGCTGGGAGCCATACCCCTGTGCCCCCTATAGTCACCCCTCCTGAGCTTCAGCCCCAAGACCCCGGTATAGCCCGCCGGTATCCTAGCCGACCCCCCGGCGTCGCTGGCCAGGGCTAGGAGGCCTGGCGCGAGCAGTGCTGTGGATGCGGCTCCCCCCGAGCTACCTCCAGTAGTGTACCTGGGGTTTCTGGGGTTTAGGGTGTCTCCTAGGACCGGGTTGAAGCCCGAGGTCCCCAGGGCTAGGATGTCCATCGAGGTCCTCGCATACGGTTTGAACCCCCTGGCCTTCAGGGCCGAGACCACCCAGGGCTCTCCACCGGTGTCGAGGGGCAGGCCTGTGCCCCAGCCCGCGGGCTCCCTGGGGAGCGGGTAGACGTCCTTATAGCTAAGAAGCCTGTTGGGGCTGTTATCCTCGAGCCCGCCCCTGCATATTATAACGGCGTTCAGCCTCTCCAGCCTGCTGCACAGCCCCGGCTGCATACCACCCTTAGGCTCCCTCGCCTCAAACAGCTTCACCCCCCTCTCCAGGGCTGAGTCGAGTAGGCTCGAGGCGCCCCTAACGCCAGCAGCTATCGAGCCTGCAGCGGATTCCAGCCTGCCCACAGCCAGCTACCGAAAGATATTCTGGACGTAAATACTGTTTAATGCTACCACACTACACCATCTCATCCCTATACAGGAGGGCAGCGTAGAGGAAGGAGAAGAAGTGGGCGAAGAGGGAGCTGAGCATGGGACCCTGGGGGGTGTCTATGGTGAGTAGGGGTAGCCTGTAGGGTGAGGGTATGGCTGGGACCAGTGTGAGGGCTGCCACCCCCAGTACTGTGTAGATAGCCATGAGGAGGCCGATCTTGACTATAATACTCCTGAATATAATGCTCCTGGCCCTCCTAGCCTCAGGAGCCGCCTCCCTCAGCTTCTTAGCAGCCCTCCTACTCCTAGCCGCCTCCCTCTCAAGCTCCCTATACCTGCTCGACACCTCCATAGCCCACAAAACAGCCTCCCGGGGGACAAGCCTGTTGTAGAGGGTCTTGGCGAGGTAGACCGAGAGAAACCCGGTGGCTACGGGTACTAGGTAGACAACCATGCCGGCCCCCGCCCCCTAGGGGCTAGAGGTTCTTTATCAGCTTCAGGAGGTCCTCCGCAGCCTTCGACGCCTGGCCCTCCCTGTTCTCTATTATCGCTACCGTGCTGGCATATTGTATGGCGCTTGCTATGCTAGCGGCCCTGGCGTTCTCCATAAGCCTCCTCACGCCCTCGACGCCGCCTATGTCAACCCTGTACCTCGTGGTGTCTCTAGCCTGGCGGGCTGCAACCTCCTCGGGGGATGCCTCCACAACTGCTATCATGTCCGGCTTCAGCTCGTCGAGGACGTGCTTTGGCAGGCCTGGCCAGTAGCCCGCAACTGTCTTGACGAGGGCGTGGGTGTCAACTATGAGCACCCCGTCGCCTCCGAGGGTTTTGGAGGCCTCGTCAACTATCCTCTTGGCAGCCTCCCTCTGAAGCTCTAGCTGGCTCCTGAGGGGGAGAGTCCTGATCTTGTCCCTATCCTCGACCAGCCCCAGCTTGACTGCCGTGTCGAGCATGAAGCTGCCGAAGTTTACCACGTGAAGCCTCACACCCTCCTTCTCGGCGAGCCTCTGAACCTCCCTTATCACGGTGGTCTTGCCGACCCCGGGTACCCCAGTGACCACCACGACTCTGAAGGGGTGCCTCACCGTCAAACCACCTCCTCGCCCAGTATCCTCCTCAGCAGCGGATAGGTCTCGAGGGCCCTCTCCCTCGTTATCATAGCGTAGTACTGGTTTATTATACCCACCGCTAGGAGGAGGCCGGTGCCGGTGCCGTAGGCGCCGAGAATATCGGCTACTATGACGAGGGCCGCTACTATAAGGCTGCTCAGGAATGTCAGCGGGTATATGTACCTCCTAAGCACCCTCTCCAGGACCCGGGGATCGCTCCTCATACCGGGTATTGCCAGGCCTCCCTTCACCAGCCTCTCGGCCTGCTCCCTTGGGTTGAGCCCGGCTATCTCAACCCACATGTAGCCGAATACTATGGAGAGGAGCGTCCACGACACTATGAAGACGGCAGTCTTGGCAGGGTCGGCTATGCTCTGCACCACCCCCCTCGGGGGGGAGAGGTAGTAGACTATGCTCGAGTAGATCTGGTAGGCCCTGCTATCCACCCCCAGGTAGTCCGCCAGAAGCCCCTGGACGAGCAGCAGGTCGGAGACGAGTATCCCGACCAGCAGTATGGGTATGTTGGTCACGTATATGAACTGGAGAGGCACCCTGCTCCTGATCCCCTTGAACCTCTCCGAGGTTATGGGTATCTCAACCCTCATAGCCTGGAGGTACACGAGTAGTATTATCGCGGCTAGGGTCGCGAAGAAGCCTGTGAGGTCGGGGAAGCCGTTGGGCCTTGCAAGCAGGGTTAGGTCGGGGTTGGAAAGGAGGGCTGGTACGAGGCCGTAGTCGAGAGCCACCCCGGGTATGGTGCCGAACATGCTCCACACAACACCCTGGGCCACCCCCGCGAGTATGAAGAGGCTTATAGCGCTGCCGATGCCCCAACCCTTCTGCATGACCTCGTCAAAGTATATCACGAGTAGGGCGCCAAGGAATAGCTGTAGCGAGACTATAGCGTAGTCAAGGGGCCCCGGCTGTATAGCCGTCCCCACCCAGTACCTCCCGCCCACAGTGAAGGCCACGGCCTCCAGGGCTGCGAAGGCGAGGGCCAGGACCTTCTGGGCGCTTGTGAACTTCCTCCTTCCCTCGGGGTCCGCGAGGTCTAGCTTCACTATCTTTGCCCCGACGAGGACCTGGATTATCAGGCTCGCGGTCACGATCGGCCCTATACCAAGCTCCATCAGAGTCCCGGCGGAGCTAGCGAATATTATCCTCTGCAGGTCGACCTGGCCCCCTATGTTCTGCGGTGGTATGCCGTACAGCGGGATGTTGGACATTATAAAGTATAGAACCAGTATGACGCCCGTCCAGGCGAGCCTCCGATAGAGGGTGGGCTTCCTCTCAGGCTTCCTAACCGCGGGAAACCTCTCGCCGACTGCAGCAAGCACATCTATGACGCCCAAGCGGATGCACCCACTAGGTGAACCCAGAATATTCCCGGGAAACCCGTGTTAAAGCCGAAGGTTAAAAACTGACAATCACCCTCGCCCAAAGGTATCACAACCCCCCCGGGTCGTTAGCCGTGGATGCTCTTGAGGGCTGTTCCGCGCCTCCCTGATTAATTATTGGCTTGTGATAATTAGATTGAGAGGATAGGCTGGGTATTAAAACGTTTAGAGCTGGGGTCTATATTGCAGCCGCTGCACCACGCCTAAATGGGCCTGTAGCTCTCGCTAATGAATAAGTATTTTGTATGTTACATCAAATACATTCGAGTAGCTGGGTTTGTTTATTCGGGGTAATCCTATGAGTTATGAGGCACTGGGTGTCAGGTATGGAGAGGGAATTCATAAGAGGATTGAAGTATCAGTAATGATCTTCAACTTGATAGTCAAGGATACTATAAAAAGCCGGGTTGGAGAGGGTAGGAGCCTAGAGGAGATTGCCAATTCCCTCTCATACCTTGACATAGCCGACAGGGGCTTCATCATGATGGTGTCTGAACTCGGAGGCGTCTACCTCTCCTCCTCCCCCCTGATAAACACTACTGTGCTCTACCTCTCGGTGGCCAGCAGGGTTATCCAGAGGAGTGTGGAGGAGGGGTTGGAGGTTCAAAGTGTTTTCGAGAGGCTTGACAAGGCTTCCCAGCTCCTCGTTAGAGCCTTGTCACGCCTTGTGGAGGAGGGGTTCAGGCTAAGCATATCCAAGCTGGCCAAGGAGGCTTCCGGCCACAGGCTGTATATATACGGGAGCGAGCTGTTCTCGAGGGTGGCATACCAGCAGGCCTCCTCTGAGGGTGTCGAGGCGGTATTGATAGCCGCCTCCCCCTGGGACTCTCTCATATCCAGGGTGTCGGAGGATTATGGAGCCCCCATGGTATATTATTCCAACGTTAACCTCGAGTTTGCGACCAGAGGGGGCGGAGACTTCTACGTGGCTATAGAGGCTGAGTCGATATTCGAGGACCACCTCCTAGCCCTCGCCGGATCCCGGGGAGTAGCCGCTCTAGCGGGATTGTGGGGGGGCAGCGTGGGAGCCGTCTCCACACCCCTAGGCCCCTCACTCTGGACGCCAGAGTTCTTCACGAGCCTAAGGACCGGCGAGATAGTGCCCTCGTACATAATGGTCACCGAGTGGGGCGAGTCCCTCACGTTCAAAGCCCTGGACCCGATACCGAGGAGGGGGGTTGAAGCTATCTACATCGGCGACGGCAAGTTCCCAAGAGATGCAGACAACATAACCTTATCCTCCGAGTCGTCGAGGCTGGTCAGAGAGGTGCTGGAGGAGGTTTATGTCGAGGTCGGCTGACGGGGGGCGCATTTATTCGTAACAGCTAAATATTACTCCTCGCGGATCTAGAGTCAATATAAATAGATGCGTCTGGGCGCGCTCTGGCCGGGGAGGCAGGGCTAAGCTCCTGGCGAAGGTGTCTGCGTGTTGGAGGGCAGGTACAGGCCTAGCTTGGAGGGCTCCATAGCGAGGGCTGTCGAGTCGCTGAGGAACGGGATGCCGATTATGATATATGATGGGGACAGGCGTGAGGGCGAGGTGGACCTCGTCTACTACGCTGGCACGGTTTCCTGGAGGGAGGTCTACACCCTCAGGACGGTGGCGGGGGGCCTCATATGCTATGTGACGAGCGAGAGGGTTGGGAGGCTGCTTGGCCTCCCCTTCGCGCAGGAACTCCTCCTAACCCAGGAGAGCCTCGCACCCCTAGCCTCAAAGACGCCCAGCTATGGCGACCCCCCGGCTTTCTCCATATGGGTTAACCACGTCTCCGTGAAGACCGGGATAAGCGATGAGGACAGGGGGGTAACTATCTCTGGGCTCCACAGGGTGGTTGAGAAGGCTTATGGGGGGATGGTTGAGGAGGCCCGTAGGATGCTTGTTGAAGAGTTCATGTCGCCAGGCCACGTGCCCATACTGCTGGCCCGCAGCCTGGATAGGAGGAGGGGCCATACCGAGCTCACGGTAGCCCTGGGTAGGCTAGCGGGCCTGCCCCCGAGCTTTGTGATAGCCGAGATGCTAGGGGAGAGGTGGAGCCTGGGGCTTAGGGAGGCCGAGGCTATAGCGAGGGAGAGGAGAATACCCCTCTTGACGGGCGAGGAGATAGTGGAGGCGTGTAGCCGTGGAGAAGTGTGTTGGAGTGGCTGACACCACCTTTGCCCGGGTTGACATGGGGGGCGTGGCCCTAGAGGTCCTGAGGAGGAGGCTCCCGGGCTACAGGATAGTCAGGCACACGGTGCCGGGGATAAAGGACCTGCCCGGCGCCGCCAGGAGGCTGCTGGCGATGGGCTGCGAGGGGGTTATAACCCTCGGCTGGGTGGGCCGTAGGGAGGCGGACAAGCTAAGCTACCTCGCAGCCAGCGTCGGGCTTATAATGGTTGAGGTCCTCACTGGCAAGATAGTTATAGACGTTACAGTCCACGAGGACGAGGCCGAGGACCCCGAGGAGCTCGCGGCCATAGCTGTTGACAGGGCTAGGAAGCACGCTGAGAACCTCGCAGCACTGTTGAGGGAGGGGCCTGAGGCCCTAGTGAAGCAGGCCGGGCTGGGGCTTAGACAGGGCTACCCGGATGTGGGGCCGATAAAGTAGAGGCTCCCTATATAGCTCCCTGCAGTCCACGTAAATAGTTAAGGGCATATGAACCCCGGGAGTTTAGGGGTGCGTCTAGAGGCATGGTTGAGGAGGCTGTCGACGCGAGGAGCATGGGGGCTAGGTTCATAGAGAGGGTCAAGTCCATATGCGGCAACACCTCCCGGATACTCTATAAGTACGACGAGCCCACAGACCCTAGACACGGCTACATACCCCCCGAGAGGCCGCTGGAGGTTTACCTCAGGTACGGCATGATAGTGGTGGACAAGCCTCCGGGGCCGACGAGCCACGAGGTGGTGGCGTGGATAAAGAGAATGCTGGGAGTATCCAGGGCGGGCCACGGGGGGACCCTAGAGCCCCAGCCAGCCCTCTGGGGGCTGCGGGGCGGGGATATCCTAAGGTAACCGGAGTGCTCCCCGTGGCCCTGGAGAGGATGACGAGGATCATAGGGACGGTGATGCACAGCAGCAAGGAGTACGTGTGCGTGATGCAGCTGCACAGGCCCGTGGAGGAGGGGAGGCTGAGGGAGGTCCTCAGGCTTTTCGAGGGGGAGATATACCAGAAGCCGCCTCTGAGGAGCAGCGTGAAGAGGGCTCTGAGGACGAGGAGGATATTCAGGATAGAGCTGCTAGAGTACACAGGGAAGTACGCCCTGCTGAGGGTGGACTGCGAGGCCGGGACGTACATGAGGAAGCTCTGCTGGGACATAGGGCTGGTGCTCGGCGTTGGGGCGCACATGAGGGAGCTTAGGAGGGTTAGGACAGGCCCCTTCAGCGAGGACAGCGGCCTCATGGTGAGGCTGGACGACGTGGCCTATGCCGTCATAAGGTGGCGGGAGGAGGGTAAGGACGACCTTCTAAGGAGGGTGGTCATACCCGGGGAGTATAGCGTGTGCCACATACCCAAGGTGCTCGTGAGGGACTCCGCGGTAGAGAGCCTAACACACGGGGCCCAGCTAGCCGCTCCTGGCGTGGCCGCTGTGGAGGAGGGGGTGGAGAAGGGGGGTATGGTCGCCCTGATGACCCTCAAGGGCGAGCTCATAGGCCTGGGGAAAGCCCTAGCGAGCGCGGAGGAGATTCTCCAGGCTGAGAGGGGTATAGTGGTGGGCCCCACCAGGATAATAATGGAGAGGGGCCTCTACCCGAGGATGTGGAAACGCCAGCAGACCCCCCAGGGGGCTTAGGGCTAGGAGGAGCGGGGGTGTGGGCTGTGAGGAAGCCTGTCCACCTCGAGGCCGGCCCCGGGGATATAGCCCCCCTCGCCGTGGCGGTCGGCGACCCCGGGAGGGCTGACAGGCTGGCCTCCAGCCTACTAGAGGACGCCAGGCTAGTCTCCTCAGCCAGGGGGCTTAGGGTCTACACCGGATCCTTCAACGGCTCCGAGGTGACGATAGCCACCCACGGCATAGGCGGGCCCTCCGCCGCCATCGTATTCGAGGAGCTGAGGATGCTGGGGGCCGAGGTTATGGTGAGGCTGGGCACCTCAGGCGGCCTCTCCAAGGACCTTAGGCTGGGGGACGTGGTTGTGGCTGCGGGGGCCGGCTGCTACTGGGGCGCGGGGGGGAGCATACAGTACGCGGGGGAGAGGCCCATATGCCTCCCAGCCTCCCCCGACCCCCTCCTCACCTCGAGGATATACAGGGGCCTCTACACCAGGCTTGGGGGGAGGGTGGTGCTAGCCCCCGTCCTCTCCAGCGACGCCTTCTACGCCGAGACTCCCGAGGCGGCGGGTAGGTGGAGCAGCCTGGGTATGGCGGCTGTGGAGATGGAGCTCCACACGCTCTTCAGCCTATCATGGATACGGGGCTTCCGCTCGGCTGGCGTGTTGATAGTCTCCGACCTGCTCCACACCGGGGGGTTCGAGCGGATAGACCCCGGGGAGCTTGCAGGGAGGGAGGTTGAGGTTGGTAAAGCTCTTCTCGAGGTCCTCACAGGAGAAGTCTAGCAAGCCGAGGACCCCTATAACCCTGGGCTGGCTGGGGTTCATAGGCGGCCTTCTCAAGGTCGTGTCGGCCCTCTACCTAGTCTTCATACTAGGCCTCTTCAGCAGCGTAAAATCCGTGCTCGCCAGCGCGGAGAGGCTGGCGCTCCAGCTCGAGAGCCAGGGCGGCTTCGAGCCCGGCGACGCCGCTGCCCTCGTGGCCTACATAACCGGGGGGCTGAGGTCTATCTTGGCCGGGAACGCCCTGGGCATAGCGGCCGCCCTCTTCCTATGGATACTCGGCACCATCCTCTTCTCAAGGGAGTGGGAGAGGATAGCGGGCTACTGGCCCTCCATAGCGAGGAGGGCCTTCCACCTCTTCACCTGGCTCTCCAGGCTCGGCGCCCTAGCGGCGGGCGTGGTCACGGGACTCATACTCTCCAGGCTATCGGGCGACATGTCCTCCATAGCAGCTGGGGTTAGGCTCAGCTACATTGTGGCGACGCTCTATCTCCTCCCCCTCCTCCCCCCGGTGGTCTACTCCCTCCTATCCCTCAAGTACCCGCCACCGAGCTCGAGGGCGGGGGTGCTGCTGCTCCTAGCCGGGGCTGTTCTCTACGTGTACAGCATGTACAGCGTCATACAGGCCTTCAGACCCCTATCGGCCGTGGCGGGCCCCCTGGAGGAGGTCCTTAGGGGCGGTTTGAACCAGCATTCGGAGGCGGAGCTGGTGAACGGGTTTATAGAGGCGCTGAGGATATTGATGGACAGGGTTAGGAACACCCTCATAGCCCTAGCCCTAGCATCCGCCTTCTACACCCTAGGTTTCGCCGTGATAGGCTTTAGGAGGAGGCCCTAGCAGCATTACGACTATGCTGTTTAGGTTGGTGCCCGTGAGCCCTGTGGAAACAAGGCTGCCCGCGTAGGCGAAGGCCCTCTCGCTATCGTTCTCCGCCAGCAGCTGGTACGGGTCGAGCCCCGCCTCCCTGAGGGCCACGGGGAGCCAGGGCCAGGCCACAGCCCCGGCCGCGTCGCTCCTCCCGTCTATACCGTCGGTATCCATAGCCAGTATGGCCGCCGGCGACTCTGGGCTCCAGTAGGCCATTGCCAGGCTCCAGGCCAGGGCGAGCTCCATGTTCCTACCCCCCCTACCGCCTCCCCTCACAGTCACAGTAGTCTCCCCCCCAGCCAGTATGGCCGCCGGGGGCTCCACGGGCACCCCCCTGTCTAGGGCCTCGAGGGCTATGCTAGCCAGGGCGCGGCCGACCTCCCTGGACTCGCCCTCCAGCCTCGAGGTCAGTATAAGGGTGTTGAACCCCATGCCGCCCAGCCAGGAGGCGAGGTCCTGGAGGACGTCCATGTTGGAGGCCGCCAGGCTGTTCTCAGTGGTGGAGAGCCTCTCGTCCCCGGGCTTGGGAGTCTCCTCAACCTCGCCCCGGGCGCCCGCCTCCAGCAGCTCCACCACCCTTGGCGGCGTGGAGCCCCGGAGGCCGTACCTCTCGAGCACCGCCAGGGCGTCGCGATACGTCGTGGGGTCGGGCACCGTGGGGCCGGAGGCTATCATGTCCAGCCTGTCCCCGGGCACGTCGCTCGCATAAACCCCCAGCACCCTCGCTGGGTATGCCGCGGCGGCCAGCCTCCCGCCCTTTATCCTCGAGAGGTGCTTCCTCACCGTGTTGATCTCGTGTATAGAGGCGCCGGACTTGAGGAGGAGCATGTTAACCTCCCTCAGGT comes from the Aeropyrum camini SY1 = JCM 12091 genome and includes:
- a CDS encoding adenylate kinase — its product is MRHPFRVVVVTGVPGVGKTTVIREVQRLAEKEGVRLHVVNFGSFMLDTAVKLGLVEDRDKIRTLPLRSQLELQREAAKRIVDEASKTLGGDGVLIVDTHALVKTVAGYWPGLPKHVLDELKPDMIAVVEASPEEVAARQARDTTRYRVDIGGVEGVRRLMENARAASIASAIQYASTVAIIENREGQASKAAEDLLKLIKNL
- a CDS encoding purine-nucleoside phosphorylase gives rise to the protein MRKPVHLEAGPGDIAPLAVAVGDPGRADRLASSLLEDARLVSSARGLRVYTGSFNGSEVTIATHGIGGPSAAIVFEELRMLGAEVMVRLGTSGGLSKDLRLGDVVVAAGAGCYWGAGGSIQYAGERPICLPASPDPLLTSRIYRGLYTRLGGRVVLAPVLSSDAFYAETPEAAGRWSSLGMAAVEMELHTLFSLSWIRGFRSAGVLIVSDLLHTGGFERIDPGELAGREVEVGKALLEVLTGEV
- a CDS encoding 3,4-dihydroxy-2-butanone-4-phosphate synthase; translated protein: MEGRYRPSLEGSIARAVESLRNGMPIMIYDGDRREGEVDLVYYAGTVSWREVYTLRTVAGGLICYVTSERVGRLLGLPFAQELLLTQESLAPLASKTPSYGDPPAFSIWVNHVSVKTGISDEDRGVTISGLHRVVEKAYGGMVEEARRMLVEEFMSPGHVPILLARSLDRRRGHTELTVALGRLAGLPPSFVIAEMLGERWSLGLREAEAIARERRIPLLTGEEIVEACSRGEVCWSG
- a CDS encoding RNA-guided pseudouridylation complex pseudouridine synthase subunit Cbf5, whose amino-acid sequence is MALERMTRIIGTVMHSSKEYVCVMQLHRPVEEGRLREVLRLFEGEIYQKPPLRSSVKRALRTRRIFRIELLEYTGKYALLRVDCEAGTYMRKLCWDIGLVLGVGAHMRELRRVRTGPFSEDSGLMVRLDDVAYAVIRWREEGKDDLLRRVVIPGEYSVCHIPKVLVRDSAVESLTHGAQLAAPGVAAVEEGVEKGGMVALMTLKGELIGLGKALASAEEILQAERGIVVGPTRIIMERGLYPRMWKRQQTPQGA
- a CDS encoding amidase family protein — its product is MGRLESAAGSIAAGVRGASSLLDSALERGVKLFEAREPKGGMQPGLCSRLERLNAVIICRGGLEDNSPNRLLSYKDVYPLPREPAGWGTGLPLDTGGEPWVVSALKARGFKPYARTSMDILALGTSGFNPVLGDTLNPRNPRYTTGGSSGGAASTALLAPGLLALASDAGGSARIPAGYTGVLGLKLRRGDYRGHRGMAPSVEAPGILSLSIKTLIRGLEALGYRGVGERAILAAGAAAEGLATITLLTPEDLGLLCREALDPGACAVYEEQVESARSSGAFSTASIRLHSLYRTLEPVRATVTLSEAAEWAGRHCGGECMARLPERLRELLRLGSMLHAWREAAEGVLEKLRTSTPIPDSPVLATPAVATGGCIPVEDAGRIAYTRRAIVFTSLANALDLYSISIPLGPSRLDCGAPAPLLLTSGSLEALLAAAILLPYRAEPIH
- a CDS encoding glycerate kinase type-2 family protein, translating into MPLDMGPGEQRELARILGAAVERVLEASRLDWRVRSLLEQRGLCRSRAVVLALGKGALQMARGALECLEPEGGVVVKPRGMRGGVEGLEVVEGSHPLPDEWSLRAGRRLLEWAGSAGEGDTVVVLVSGGGSALAEVPMGGLALEDLREVNMLLLKSGASIHEINTVRKHLSRIKGGRLAAAAYPARVLGVYASDVPGDRLDMIASGPTVPDPTTYRDALAVLERYGLRGSTPPRVVELLEAGARGEVEETPKPGDERLSTTENSLAASNMDVLQDLASWLGGMGFNTLILTSRLEGESREVGRALASIALEALDRGVPVEPPAAILAGGETTVTVRGGGRGGRNMELALAWSLAMAYWSPESPAAILAMDTDGIDGRSDAAGAVAWPWLPVALREAGLDPYQLLAENDSERAFAYAGSLVSTGLTGTNLNSIVVMLLGPPPKAYHGET
- a CDS encoding H/ACA RNA-protein complex component Cbf5p, with product MVEEAVDARSMGARFIERVKSICGNTSRILYKYDEPTDPRHGYIPPERPLEVYLRYGMIVVDKPPGPTSHEVVAWIKRMLGVSRAGHGGTLEPQPALWGLRGGDILR
- the ribC gene encoding riboflavin synthase yields the protein MEKCVGVADTTFARVDMGGVALEVLRRRLPGYRIVRHTVPGIKDLPGAARRLLAMGCEGVITLGWVGRREADKLSYLAASVGLIMVEVLTGKIVIDVTVHEDEAEDPEELAAIAVDRARKHAENLAALLREGPEALVKQAGLGLRQGYPDVGPIK
- the secY gene encoding preprotein translocase subunit SecY — translated: MGVIDVLAAVGERFPAVRKPERKPTLYRRLAWTGVILVLYFIMSNIPLYGIPPQNIGGQVDLQRIIFASSAGTLMELGIGPIVTASLIIQVLVGAKIVKLDLADPEGRRKFTSAQKVLALAFAALEAVAFTVGGRYWVGTAIQPGPLDYAIVSLQLFLGALLVIYFDEVMQKGWGIGSAISLFILAGVAQGVVWSMFGTIPGVALDYGLVPALLSNPDLTLLARPNGFPDLTGFFATLAAIILLVYLQAMRVEIPITSERFKGIRSRVPLQFIYVTNIPILLVGILVSDLLLVQGLLADYLGVDSRAYQIYSSIVYYLSPPRGVVQSIADPAKTAVFIVSWTLLSIVFGYMWVEIAGLNPREQAERLVKGGLAIPGMRSDPRVLERVLRRYIYPLTFLSSLIVAALVIVADILGAYGTGTGLLLAVGIINQYYAMITRERALETYPLLRRILGEEVV